The segment CGTTCGGCGCAGGTGATCCTGAACCAGGTGACGGGCGGCAACGCGTCGGTGCTGGCAGGCGCGACCGAAGTCGCAGGGCAAAACGCGCGAGTGATCGTCGCGAACCCGAACGGGATCAGCGTGAACGGCGCGAGCTTCATCAACGCGAACCGTGCGTCGCTTGTCGCGGGAACGGTCGAGTTTGATCAAAACGGCGGCATCACGCAGTTCCGGACCGAAAACGGACACATCGCAATCGACGGAGATGGCCTCGACGCGAGCAGTCAGGACCGGCTGGATCTCGTATCGCGCACTCTCAAGGTGAACGCGGCCGTGCAGGCGAAGAAGCTGTTCGTGGTCGCGCAAAAGGGCGCGGCAGCGATCGAGTATCCTAGCCTGGAGATAGTCAAGGGATCGCCGGATAGCGGGGCGGTCGATGTCGCGATCGATGTGTCGAAGCTTGGCAGCATGCATGCGGAATCGATTACGATGCATGGCGCATCCACTGGCGTTGGCGTGAACGTTGATGGCAAGATTGAAGCGCTGACAGGTAAGATCACGCTGATGTCGGATGGCAAGATCCAGGTGTCGGCGGACGGCAACCTCACGGCGGCCGGCGAATTGAGTGCCTTCGATAAGCTGGAGAACGCCGGCACGATCACCGGCAGCAAGTTGACTTTGCTCAAGGGCGTCGCGAACACGGGCACCTTGCGCGCGGACGGCAAAGTCCTTGCCTTGGCTGATGTGGACAACAGCGGATCGATTTACGGCCGTAACGGCGTCGAGATTCTGGGTAACCTCCATCAAGAAGCACCAGGGGTCGTAGGGGCCAACGGTAAGGTGTCGGTGTTGGGGAAGACGACCGGCTCCGGAACGATCGACGAAAACATGACGAAGCCGCCGGTCGCAGAGACGAAGCCGCCGGTGAATCCGGACCCGCCGGTCGCAGAGACGAAGCCGCCGGTGAACCCGGAGCCGCCGGTAGCAGAAACGAAGCCGCCGGTGAACCCGGAGCTGCCGGTCGCGGAAACGAAGCCGCCGGTGAACCCGGAACCGCCGGTTGCTGAGACGAAGCCGCCGGTGAACCCGGAGCCGCCGGTCGCGGAAACGAAGCCGCCGGTGAACCCGGAGCCGCCGGTCGCAGAAACGAAGCCGCCGGTGAACCCGGAGCCGCCGGTTGCTGAGACGAAGCCGCCGGTGAACCCGGAGCCGCCGGTCGCGGAAACGAAGCCGCCGGTGAACCCGGAACCGCCGGTTGCTGAGACGAAGCCGCCGGTGAGCCCGGAGCCGCCGGTCGCGGAAACGAAGCCGCCGGTGAACCCGGAGCCGCCGGTCGCGGAAACGAAGCCGCCGGTGAACCCGGAGCCGCCGGTCGCGGAAACGAAGCCGCCGGTGAACCCGGAACCCCCGGTTGCTGAGACGAAGCCGCCGGTGAATCCGGAGCCGCCGGTTGCCGAAACGAACCCGAAACTCGTCGTGGATCCTTCCGAGGCCAACCGCCCTGGTCTTGACGTCGCATCGAACGGCACACCGATCGTCGACATCAACGCACCGAATTTCGCCGGCATTTCGACCAACCGCTTCCTCGACTACAACGTCGGCTCGAGCGGCCTCGTGCTGAACAACAGCGTGGGCCGCACGAACACTCAACTGGCGGGCAGCATCGACGGCAACGCGCGGCTCGGCGGCCGTTCGGCACAGGTGATCCTGAACCAGGTGACGGGCGGCAACGCGTCGGTGCTGGCAGGCGCGACCGAAGTCGCGGGACGGAATGCGCGTGTGATCGTCGCGAACCCGAACGGGATCAGCGTGAATGGTGCCAGCTTCATCAACGCGAACCGCGTGTCGCTCGTCGCGGGCACGACGGAGTTCGACGCGTTGGGCCGTGTCGCACGGTTCCGGACCGAGAACGGCCGCATCGCGATCGACGGCGACGGGCTCGACGCGCGCGACGCGAACCAGCTCGATCTCGTGTCGCGCAGCTTGAATGTCGATGCGGCTGCGCGCGCGAAGAAGCTGGTGGCGATCGCTCATCAGGGGACGGCGGCGATCGAGCAGTCGAACCTGCAGACGCGCTCCGGCCCGGCAAGCGGCACGGCGCCGGACGTGGCGATCGATGTGTCCGGATCGGGCGGCCTGCATGCGGATGCGATCACGCTGGTCGGCGCATCGGCGAAAACCGGCGTCAGGGTCGCCGGCACGGTCGACGCGTCGGCCGGCAACGTGTCGCTCGCATCGAGCGGCAAGGCGAGGATCGAGTCGGGCGGGCGGCTGCAAGCGGAGACGCTGTCGATTCCGAGCGCGCTCGACAATCACGGCACGGTCAGTGGTGGCACCGTCAGCGTGACCGGTCACCTCGACAACGCCGGTTCCGTTCGGGGGCGCAGCGTCAGGATCGCTGGCAATGCGGCCAATGCCGGCACGCTGCACAGCGACGGCACGCTCGAAATCGGAGGCCGCCTGACCAACGACGGTGCCGACAGCGTCGTCAGCGGGCGTGACATTCAGGTCATGGGTAACGTCGTCAACAACGGGGCGGTGAGCGGCGCCGGGTCACTGAAGCTCATGGGCGCGCTGACCAACGACGGCACGATCGAGGGCGGCGACGTTCGGGTCATGGGCAGTACGACCAACACCGGCACGCTGCGCGCGGAGAAGTTGCTCTCCGCGATGGGCAACGTGACCAACGACGGCACGATCGAGGGCGGCGACGTTCGAGTCATGGGCAAGACGGCCAACACCGGCACGCTGCGCGCGGAGAAGCTGCTCTCCGCGATGGGCAACGTGACCAACGACGGCACGATCGAGGGCGGCAACGTTCGGGTCATGGGCAGTACGACCAACACCGGCGCGCTGCGCGCAGAGAAGTCGGTCTTCGCGATGGGCAACGTGACCAACAACGGCGCGTTGCACGGCGGCGATTCGGTCTTCGTGATGGGCCGCCTGTACAACGGGTTGTCCGGTGTCGCGAGCAGCTACGGCAACGTGTCGGCCTTGGGGCGCGTGTCGGGGCCGGGTCGTACCGTCAGCTACATGGTGCGTCCGTTGCTTGCCGGCGACGTCCGGTAAACGTCGTTTGCCCGGCTCGCACAGGGCCGGGCAAACGGGGCGTCGCGCAGCCGGCGACGCCTTCTGAAACATGAATCGCGCCGGAGCATGATTGCATTGCTCCGGCGCGATTCGCTATCGGCGGCACATCGTGTCGCGCGCACATTCGCACGATCGTTCGTGCCGCATATCGGGCGATCGCTATCGGCTGCATTGAAAAAGCCAATTGGGGGATGCTCCCCCGAGCGCCTAGATTACACAACACGATGCCGGCGGCAGGTAGCGCGCTGCGCGCATCGTTCCCCACAATCGATCATCCGGTCCGACGCACGCTGCGCGGGCGCAATGCACGGAGGCGCAGATGGCTCAACTCAAGGGCAGCAAAACCGAAGAGAACCTGAAGTATGCGTTTGCGGGCGAATCGCAGGCGAACCGCCGCTACCTGTATTTCGCGTCGAAGGCGGACGTCGAAGGGCAGAACGACATCGCCGCGCTGTTTCGCTCGACCGCCGAAGGCGAGACGGGCCACGCGCACGGCCACCTCGAGTATCTCGAAGCGGTCGGCGATCCGGCGACCGGCCTGCCGTTCGGTTCCTCGCGGCTGAACCTGCAATCCGCGATTGCCGGCGAGACGCACGAGTACACCGACATGTATCCGGGCATGGCGAAGACCGCCCGCGAAGAAGGCTTCGACGAAATCGCGAACTGGTTCGAGACGCTCGCGAAGGCCGAGCGCAGCCACGCCAACCGCTACACGAAGGCGCTCGACGCGCTCGTCGACTGACCCGCGCGGTCGGAGTTCACCTACTGCGGCCCGCCGTTTGCCGTCCGCCGCCCCGCCGCTCGCGTGACGCGGGCGGCGCGTGGGCGCGCGCCTTCCCGTCCCGCTGGAGCGCCCCATGCCACACAAGGAAGGCAGTCTCGAAGCCCCGACCCGGCATCCGCTCGACTGGCAGTCCGACACGTTCTACGACCAGGCGGCCATCGATGCCGAGATGACCCGCGTGTTCGACATCTGCGCGGGTTGCCGGCGCTGCGTGTCGCTGTGCGGCGCATTTCCGACGCTGTTCGACCTCGTCGACGAGACGCCGACGGGCGATATCCACGAAGTGCCGAAGGACGCGTTCGGCAAGGTCGTCGACCAGTGCTACCTGTGCGACCTCTGCTACATGACGAAATGCCCGTACGTGCCGCCGCATGCGTGGAACGTCGATTTCCCGCACCTGATGCTGCGCGGCAAGGCGGCGCGCTACCGGCGCGGCGACGTGAAGCTGCGCGACAAGCTGCTGTCGAACACCGACGCGCTCGGCCATTTCGCGGGCATCCCGATCGTCACGCAGGCCGTCAACGCGGTGAACCGCACGCCGCCCGCGCGGCACGCGCTGGAAGCCGCGCTCGGCGTCGACCGCAAGGCCTGGCTGCCGGACTTCGCGCCGCGCAAGTTCCGGCGCGCGGCCAAGCGCTCGGACGGCCATCCGGTGCGCGACGGCGAGCGCACGCCCGGCAAGGTCGCGATCTATGCGACGTGCTACGTGAATTTCAACGAGCCCGGCATCGGCCACGACCTGCTCGCGATCCTCGCGCACAACGACATTCCGTACGAGCTCGTGACGAGCGAGGCCTGCTGCGGGATGCCGCTGCTCGAACAGGGCAATCTCGCGGGCGTCGCCGCGAAGAAGGACACGAACATCCCCGTGCTCGAACGCTACGCGCGCGACGGCTATGCGCTGATCGGCGCGATTCCGAGCTGCGTGCTGATGTACAAGAACGAGCTGCCGCTGATGTTTCCCGGCGACGCCGCAGTGCGCGCGGTCGCCGACGCGTTCTGGGATCCGTTCGAATATGTGATCGCGCGGCATCGCGACGGCCTGCTGAAGACCGATTTCAAGACCGGCCTCGGCACCGTGTCGTACCACGTGCCGTGTCACGCGCGCGTGCAGAACATCGGCCGCAAGACCGCCGACGTGCTGTCGCTCGTGCCCGAGACGCGCGTGAACGTCGTCGAGCGTTGCTCGGGCCATGCGGGCACGTTCGGCGTGAAGAAGGAATTCCACGCGGAAGCGATGCGAATCGGCGGGCCGGTGTTCAAGGCGATGGCGGAGCCGAAGCCGGACTTCGTGTCGTCGGACTGCGCGCTCGCGGGCCATCACATCGTGCAGGGCATCGACGAGGCGGGCCTCGCGCAAGCGCCGCTCGCCCATCCGCTCACGCTGCTGCGTCGCGCGTACGGAATTTGATCCAGATCAACCAAAGATCAATTCGAGATCAACGAAGGACAACTCATGACGCTCACCCGCGATTCCCTGCTGACGCTCGAAGCGTACGCGAAGATCCGCAAGGCCGAACATGCGCGGCTCATCGAGCACAAGCGACGGCGCGCGGTGCAGCTCGGCAATCACCTGCGCTTCCTGTTCGAGGACGAGGCGACGATCCGCTATCAGGTTCAGGAGATGCTGCACATCGAAAGGATTTTCGACGAAGCGGGCATCGAGGGCGAACTGGACGCGTATCGGCCGCTGGTGCCCGACGGCACCAACCTGAAGGCGACGATGCAGATCGAATACGCGCACGAGGCCGAGCGGCGCGCGGCGCTCAAGCGGCTGATCGGCGTCGAGGATCGCGTGTTCCTGCAGGTCGACCGCCACGCACCGGTCTATGCGATCGCGGACGAGGACCTCGATCGCGAGACGGATGAGAAGACCTCCGCGGTGCACTTCGTCCGCTTCGAGTTCGACGCGCCGATGCGTGCGGCGCTGAAGCAGGGCGCGGCGCTGTCGATCGGCTGCGATCATCCGGGCTACGCAGTGCCGGCAAGGCGCATCGAAGACGACGTGGCGGCATCGCTCGTCGGGGATCTGCGCTAGCTGCGCGACAAGGCGCGACGCGTCGCGAGCGCCTGCGCGTCACTGCATCGAAACATGCGGTGACGCTTCGTTACATTCACATACCTGCAACGACGCATGCGGCGTCACATCCTTGTCACTGTCCGGCGAGAAACAATATAAAGATTGTGCACAAGGGAAAGTTCAATCAAGCGCATTCGAATGAATTACCGATCGGAAAATATCTCGTTACGAATTTTCCGGTAATTACCGATTTTGCGCCATTGATCCGGTGAATATTGCTGGAAAGGGTCGGAACCATGCCGGACGCGCGGCCGGACGGCTTCCCGGGACGGCCCCGCCAGGCGGGGATTCGCAGGCTTCTGAATAAAACTTGCGTAAAAAAATTCATCCATAAATTGATCTTGCATCGATCTCATGTTGTTTCATTGCGTAACATAAACTCATTGTCATATTGAGATAAACCCTAGGGATGGTATGCTTCGTCCACAAATTTTTCCGCAATGGAGTGAGACCGGGATTCGTGCGTTATTGCCGAGATTCGCGGCACCACCTTAGTGCGTGTCGTGATGGCATGCACACCCGAACAACCATAACGTGCAACCTGGCCGCCCCGCGAGAGATCGCGACGGCGCCGCCAATCGCAGCCCGGCCTGGCTGCGTGGAGAGATCTACTATGTTCTTCGATGAGCTAAACGATGAAGAGTGGGTTCGTCTTTCGACGCTGATCGCCGATGAACCGATCCGACTGAATCGTCGTGGCCGTCCGCGCGCGGAACCGCGCGTCGTCGCCAATGCCGTGCTCTGGATCCTGACGACCGGCGAGGCATGGTCCAAGCTGCCCGGTCGCTATCCGTCCGGGCCCACGTGTCGCCGCCGCTACGAGGAGTGGCTCGCGAACGGAACGCTGTTGCAGATGATCGACGTGCTGACCCAGTTCAGCGGCCGTACGTTCGCGTACGTTCCGCCGCCGCCGGTGCCGGTCGCGCCCGCGCGCCGCGCGGAACCCGCGCCGGACAACGACCGCCTGCGCGGCGTGTTCTGGCAGAACCCGGAATCGTGGCAATTGCCGGTTGTACAGGCAAACGTTTGGCACCACGACAATGCGACGACGTCGCGCGGCGATACTGACGTGCCGGCACATGCGGCGTTCATCGTGCCCGGCGCGTCTGCCGCGGCCGATCCGGCCGCGGGCCTGAGCGAGCGAACGCATTCGCGCGCATCCACCGCGAGTTTCACGGCGACCGAGCCGCAGGTGGACGAGTATCGCGGCTATACGGTCTACGGCATCGCGCAGCCGGTGCAGAACCTGATGTATCGCGCGTGGGCGGAGATCGTGCACGACGAGCGGCGCGTCGAGCGTTCCGGCCTGATCGGCCCGCGTTTCACCGATGCCGAGGAAGCGGAGCAGTACGCGCTCGAATGGGCGCGGCAGTGGATCGACCGGCACGGCGCGAGCGACGAGCCGGCGCGCGCGCCGCAAAGCGTGCCCGTGCTTGCCGGGCTGTCCGCGCTCGCGCGGGCAGAATCGGACATCAAGCGCTTCATCGCCGAGCGCCACTCGGCGTCGCTCACCGACGGCCGCAACGATCCGGTGCAGAGCGACCGGCTCGCATACCGAGTCGGTTAAGCGTCGAGTCCCGCGCGCGGCGCATTGCGTGCCGCGCGCGAGACCGGAACAAAAAAGGGCGCCGTCGTCGACGGCGCCCTTGTTCATCCCGCAGTCGTCACTGCCGTCCGTAGGTATCGTCGAAGCGCACGATGTCGTCCTCGCCGAGGTACGCGCCCGATTGCACTTCGATCAGTTCGAGCGGCATCTTGCCCGGGTTTTCCAGTCGATGCGACACGCCGAGCGGGATGTACGTCGATTCGTTTTCCGACAGCAGGAACGTTTCCTCGCCGCGCGTGATGCGCGCGGTGCCGCGCACGACGATCCAGTGCTCGGCGCGGTGGTGATGCATCTGCAGCGACAGCCGCGCGCCGGGCTTCACGACGATGCGCTTCACCTGGAACCGATCGCCCGTGTCGACCGAATCGTAGTGGCCCCACGGACGATGCACCTTGCGGTGATCGGTCGCTTCCGCGCCGCGCGCCGCCTTGATGCGGCCGACGATCTTCTTCACGTCCTGCACGCGTGACTTGTCGGCGACGAGCACCGCGTCGGGCGTCTCGACGACGACGAGGTTCTGCGTGCCGACGCAGGCGACGAGCCGGCCTTCCGAATGCGCGTAGGTGGACGCGGCATCCTCGAACAGCACGTGGCCGCGGCCGACGTTGTCGGCGGCGTCCTTCGGCAGGATCTGCCAGATCGCGTCCCACGAGCCGACGTCCGACCAGCCCGCGTCGAGCGGCACGACGACGCTCTCGCACACCGGCTGCTCGGTCGCGAGCGGCTCCATCACCGCGTAGTCGATCGAGTTCGACGGCGCCGCGGCGAACGCATCGCGATCGACGCGGAAGAAGTCGCCGTCGGCCTTGCCTTGCGCGACCGCCTGTTCGCAGGCCGCGTGGATCGCCGGCTCGAAATGGCGGATCGCTTTCAGCCACACCGACGCGCGCACGATGAAGATCCCGCTGTTCCACCAGTATTCGCCGGACGCGACGTACTGCTGCGCGAGCTCGAGATGCGGCTTCTCGACGAAGCGGTCGAGGCGCCGCACGTCGAGGTCGCCGGCTGCGTCGCCGCCGAGCGGGGCGCCGACGCGGATGTAGCCGTAGCCGGTTTCGGCGCGGTCCGGCACGATGCCCATCGTCGCGATCTTGCCTTGCGCCGCGCAGCGCACGCCGGCGGCGACGGCCGCGTGAAAGCGCGGCAGGTCGGCGACCGCATGGTCGGCCGGCATCACGGTCATCACGGCATCGCCGCCGTCGGCGACGATGCGCAGCGCGGCGAGCGTCAGCGCGGGCGCGGTGTCGCGGCCGAGCGGCTCGAGCACGATCGACGCGGGCTTGGCCGTCAGGCGCAACTGTTCGGCGGTCGTGAAGCGATGGTCCTCGCCGCAGACGACCAGCACGTCGTCACTGAGCGGATGGCCGGTCGACAGGCCGTCGAGGCGGCATGCGGTCGCCTGCAGCAGCGAATGGTCGCCGAGCAGGCCGATCAGCTGTTTCGGAAAGTGCTCGCGCGACATCGGCCACAGGCGCGTCCCGGAGCCGCCGGCAAGGATCACCGGCTGCACCGCGACGCGCGTGCCGGCGGGCGCGGCGGCGGAAGAAGATTGGCGCGTATCGGCTGTCGTGGCCGGAGCATTCATGATCGCACTCCTCGATTGATGTCAATGCCTGCCGTTGTAGCATGAAGTAAATCGACAATAAAACCGTGGAGGCGCGCTTGATATTCGTCAAGCGCCTGCAAGGGAAGAATTTTCCGGATGCCGGAAGGCGCAAATAAAAAATAAAAAAATAATTCGGAAAATTCGGGTCTGATTCCCGTCCAGCAAGGCTGGGACGGCTGTCTCGCAGATTGGTGAACATCTATATTTTTCCTCGGCCCGGGAAAAGGTGCCGATATAAATCGTCTTCGGGTGGGCAAGAATTTCCGATTAATTTTCGAAATACTTGTGCGCTTGCGGGAGGAATTTTCTTACCTGTTCAATAGCACCATGCAATGTTTGAAGCGAATGCGCGGCACGGGCTGCGCAAGGAGCGGTTCGGCAAACGGCTGTCCAGAGGGGAAGCGAACATGTTGAGCGTGCTGGCGAGAATCATCGATATCGCGATGATCGTGGCGGGAGCCGTGATCGCCGCCGCGCTGCACGACGGGCGCAGCGTATGGCTCGACGACCTGCAACGCACGATGGTGCTGTTCGACTGCGTGCTCGTCGTCGTGTTTTTCCCGGCGTTCGGGATCTACCAGTCGTGGCGCGGCAAGCGGCTTGTCGGACTGATGGGGCGGGTCGCGTTCGCGTGGCTCGTGGTCGAGCTCTCGGGCATCCTGATGAGCTTCAGTTTTCACCAGTCGGGCCAGCTGTCGCGGCTCTGGCTGGGCTACTGGGCGCTCGCGACGATGGCGCTGCTCACGGCGTCGAAGGCCGGGGTGCATGCGGTCCTGCGACAACTGCGGCGCGGCGGCTACAACCGGCGCGCGGTCGCGCTGGTCGGCGACGCGCCCGCGACGCGGCGGCTGATCGCGCAGATGCGCGCACGGCCGGAGGCCGGCTTCAACCCGGTGTGCGTGTACGACGAAAGCGCGCCGCCCGGAGAGGCGACGCTCGACGACGTGGCGATCGAGCGCCGGTTCGACACGCTCGTGCGCCTCGTGCGCAGCCGCGCGATTCGCGAACTGTGGCTCGCGCTGCCGCTGTCGGAGGAGCCGCAGATCAACCGGATCGTGACGGTGTTCCGCGACGACTTCGTCAACATCCGCTTCATCCCGGACGTGCGCGCCGTGTCGTTCTTCAACCAGGAAGTCGTCGACCTGCTCGGCGTGCCGGCGATCAACCTCGCGGCGTCGCCGATCACCGACTTGCGGATCCTGCCGAAGTTCGTGTTCGACCGGCTGTTCGCGCTGAACGCGCTCGTGGTGCTCGCGCCCGTGATGCTGCTGATCGCGCTGCTGATCAAGGCGACCTCGCCGGGGCCGGTGTTCTTCCGGCAGAAGCGCAAGGGCATCGACGGCAACGAGTTCGAGATCTACAAGTTCCGCTCGATGAAGGTGCATCAGGAGCATGCGGGCCAGGTCACCCAGGCGACGAAGCACGACGCGCGCGTGACGCCGGTCGGCCGCTTCCTGCGCCGCACGAGCCTCGATGAGCTGCCGCAGTTCATCAACGTGCTGAGGGGCGAGATGTCCGTCGTCGGCCCGCGCCCGCACGCGCTCGCGCATGACGACATCTACAAGGATCTGGTGCGGGGCTACATGTTCCGCTACCGGATCAAGCCGGGCATCACGGGCTGGGCGCAGATCAACGGCTTTCGCGGCGAGACCGACCAGATCGAGAAGATGATGGGGCGCGTGAAGCTCGATCTCTACTACATGCAGAACTGGTCGTTCTGGCTCGACATCAAGATCGTCGCGCTGACGCTCTGGAAAGGCTTCACCGGCAGCAACGCGTATTGAGCGGGCAGGCTGCCTGCTCCGAATTTCGAATCACTGGTCAAGAGGTCGACACATCATGAATCTGACTATCATCGGCAGCGGTTACGTAGGTCTCGTCACCGGCGCCTGTCTTGCCGACATCGGGCACGACGTGTTCTGTCTCGACGTCGATCAGCGCAAGATCGACATCCTCAACGACGGCGGCGTGCCGATTCACGAGCCGGGCCTCAAGGAGATCATCGCGCGCAACCGCTCGGCGGGCCGCCTGCGCTTCTCGACCGACGTCGAGGCCGCGGTCGCGCACGGCGACGTGCAGTTCATCGCGGTCGGCACACCGCCCGACGAGGACGGCTCCGCCGACCTGCAGTACGTGCTCGCCGCCGCGCGCAACATCGGCCGCCACATGACCGGCTTCAAGGTGATCGTCGACAAGTCGACCGTGCCCGTCGGCACCGCCGAGCGCGTGCGCGCCGCGGTCGCCGAGGCGCTCGCGAAGCGCGGCGGCGACCAGATGTTCTCGGTCGTGTCGAATCCGGAATTCCTGAAGGAAGGCGCGGCGGTCGACGATTTCACGCGGCCGGACCGCATCGTGATCGGCTGCGACGACGACGTGCCGGGCGAGCGCGCGCGCGAGCTGATGAAGAAGCTCTATGCGCCGTTCAACCGCAACCACGAGCGCACGCTGTACATGGACGTGCGCTCGGCCGAGTTCACGAAGTACGCGGCGAACGCGATGCTCGCGACCCGCATCTCGTTCATGAACGAGCTCGCGAACCTCGCGGACCGCTTCGGCGCGGACATCGAGGCGGTGCGCCGCGGGATCGGTTCCGATCCGCGCATCGGCTACCACTTCCTGTACGCGGGCTGCGGCTACGGCGGCTCGTGCTTCCCGAAGGACGTCGAGGCGCTGATCCGCACCGCCGATGACCACGGCCAGTCGCTGCAGATCCTGAAGGCG is part of the Burkholderia ubonensis subsp. mesacidophila genome and harbors:
- a CDS encoding UDP-glucose dehydrogenase family protein → MNLTIIGSGYVGLVTGACLADIGHDVFCLDVDQRKIDILNDGGVPIHEPGLKEIIARNRSAGRLRFSTDVEAAVAHGDVQFIAVGTPPDEDGSADLQYVLAAARNIGRHMTGFKVIVDKSTVPVGTAERVRAAVAEALAKRGGDQMFSVVSNPEFLKEGAAVDDFTRPDRIVIGCDDDVPGERARELMKKLYAPFNRNHERTLYMDVRSAEFTKYAANAMLATRISFMNELANLADRFGADIEAVRRGIGSDPRIGYHFLYAGCGYGGSCFPKDVEALIRTADDHGQSLQILKAVSAVNAGQKRVLAEKIVARFGEDLTGRTFGIWGLAFKPNTDDMREAPSRALIAELLSRGARVSAYDPVAQHEAQRVIALDLASHPSWLERLAYVDDESQVARDADALVIVTEWKAFKSPDFTALGRLWKSPVIFDGRNLYEPDAMSEQGIEYHPIGRPGSRQALAARISGAARANA